In the genome of Cryptomeria japonica chromosome 8, Sugi_1.0, whole genome shotgun sequence, one region contains:
- the LOC131064710 gene encoding low affinity inorganic phosphate transporter 3-like has translation MAKKQLDVLTALDLAKTQWYHYTAIIIAGMGFFTDAYDLFCITTVTKLLGRIYYYDPTKNKPGVLHAEVTSAITGVAFCGTFAGQLFFGYMGDKLGRKKVYGATLLLMIVCSIASGLSFGKSSKGVIITLCFFRFWLGFGIGGDYPLSATIMSEYANKKTRGSFLAAVFAMQGFGILAGGLVSLIVSTAFHDHAADLDHYRTSHRADYIWRIILMFGACPAALTFYWRMKMPETARYTALIAKNATKAAADMSRVLNVQLQESSTKMQSNEPEYKLFSAEFFRRHGLHLLGTTTTWLLLDIAFYSQNLFQKDMFTTVGWLHKADKMGAVHEVQRIARAQLIIAMVSIIPGYWFTVFLIDHIGRFVIQLIGFFFMSFFMFVLAIWYDKWLHHKTGFVVLYALTFFFANFGPNSTTFIVPAELFPARFRSTCHGISAAMGKVGAIIGAFGVGYLADPSKIKSTKDGHGQLKPALYVLACTNAVGFAFTFLVPETNGKSLEELSGETDGVEEKEKELKAMPTISV, from the coding sequence ATGGCGAAGAAGCAGCTGGACGTCCTGACGGCTCTGGACTTGGCAAAAACACAATGGTACCATTACACAGCCATTATAATTGCGGGAATGGGCTTCTTCACTGATGCCTACGACCTCTTCTGTATCACCACTGTAACTAAACTGCTGGGACGAATTTATTACTATGATCCCACCAAAAACAAGCCGGGCGTCCTGCACGCTGAAGTAACGTCTGCGATCACGGGGGTGGCCTTCTGCGGAACTTTCGCGGGACAGCTGTTCTTCGGGTATATGGGCGACAAACTGGGACGAAAGAAAGTGTACGGCGCCACCCTGCTGCTCATGATTGTTTGCTCCATCGCCTCTGGCCTCTCCTTCGGCAAATCTAGTAAAGGCGTGATTATCACGCTCTGTTTCTTCAGATTCTGGCTGGGCTTCGGGATTGGCGGAGATTATCCCTTGTCCGCCACCATAATGTCCGAGTATGCCAACAAGAAGACCAGAGGATCCTTCCTCGCAGCCGTCTTCGCCATGCAAGGCTTTGGCATCCTCGCCGGCGGTCTAGTATCCCTCATCGTCTCCACCGCATTTCATGACCATGCCGCCGACCTAGACCACTATAGGACATCTCATCGAGCAGACTATATATGGAGAATCATCCTCATGTTCGGCGCCTGTCCGGCAGCTCTTACGTTCTACTGGCGCATGAAGATGCCGGAAACCGCTCGCTACACGGCCCTGATCGCCAAGAACGCAACCAAAGCGGCGGCGGACATGTCGAGAGTTCTGAATGTCCAACTCCAAGAAAGTTCAACGAAAATGCAGTCTAACGAGCCAGAATATAAGTTGTTTTCAGCCGAGTTCTTCAGACGCCACGGCCTACACCTCCTAGGCACTACCACCACCTGGTTGCTCCTCGATATCGCCTTCTACAGCCAAAACCTGTTTCAAAAGGACATGTTCACTACCGTCGGCTGGCTCCATAAGGCCGACAAGATGGGAGCTGTACACGAAGTACAGAGGATCGCAAGGGCACAGTTGATAATTGCGATGGTATCGATAATCCCGGGGTACTGGTTCACGGTATTCCTGATCGACCACATTGGCCGCTTTGTCATTCAGCTCATCGGCTTCTTCTTCATGTCCTTCTTCATGTTCGTGCTCGCTATTTGGTACGACAAATGGCTACATCACAAGACTGGCTTCGTTGTCCTCTATGCACTCACCTTTTTCTTTGCAAACTTCGGGCCCAACAGCACCACATTCATTGTTCCGGCCGAGCTTTTCCCCGCCAGATTTCGCTCAACCTGCCACGGCATATCGGCTGCCATGGGAAAGGTTGGGGCCATCATTGGCGCTTTTGGGGTTGGCTATCTTGCTGATCCTTCCAAAATAAAATCCACCAAAGATGGCCACGGCCAACTCAAGCCTGCTCTGTATGTGCTCGCTTGTACGAATGCTGTGGGTTTTGCTTTCACGTTTCTGGTGCCTGAAACAAATGGCAAATCCCTCGAAGAACTCTCTGGAGAAACCGATGGAGttgaagagaaggagaaggagcTTAAGGCTATGCCCACCATCAGTGTGTAG